The proteins below are encoded in one region of Antennarius striatus isolate MH-2024 chromosome 7, ASM4005453v1, whole genome shotgun sequence:
- the rab3ab gene encoding RAB3A, member RAS oncogene family, b — protein MASATATYGQKESSDQNFDYMFKILIIGNSSVGKTSFLFRYADDSFTPAFVSTVGIDFKVKTIYRNDKRIKLQIWDTAGQERYRTITTAYYRGAMGFILMYDITNEESFNAVQDWSTQIKTYSWDNAQVLLVGNKCDMDDERVVSGDRGRQLSEHLGFEFFEASAKDNINVKQTFERLVDIICEKMSESLDAGDPTVTGAKQGPQLTEQSAPPHQDCAC, from the exons ATGGCCTCAGCAACAGCGACCTACGGGCAGAAGGAGTCTTCGGACCAGAACTTTGACTACATGTTCAAGATCCTAATCATTGGGAACAGCAGCGTGGGCAAAACCTCCTTCTTGTTCCGCTACGCCGACGACTCCTTCACGCCGGCCTTCGTCAGTACGGTGGGCATCGACTTCAAGGTGAAGACCATCTACAGGAATGACAAGAGGATCAAATTACAGATCTGG gACACGGCGGGTCAGGAGCGTTACCGCACCATCACCACGGCCTACTACAGAGGAGCCATGGGCTTCATCCTCATGTATGACATCACCAACGAGGAGTCCTTCAACGCTGTCCAGGACTG GTCGACTCAGATTAAGACCTACTCGTGGGACAATGCCCAGGTGCTGCTGGTGGGAAACAAGTGTGACATGGATGACGAGCGAGTGGTGAGCGGAGATAGAGGCCGCCAGCTTTCTGAACACCTCG GTTTCGAGTTCTTTGAGGCCAGCGCCAAAGACAACATCAACGTGAAGCAGACCTTTGAGCGCCTGGTCGACATCATCTGCGAAAAGATGTCTGAGAGCCTGGATGCCGGCGATCCCACCGTCACAGGGGCCAAACAGGGGCCCCAGTTGACAGAGCAGTCTGCTCCTCCTCACCAGGACTGTGCATGTTaa
- the jund gene encoding transcription factor JunD, producing MMKKDINLSLADDADLKPHLRDSESILNSPELGLLKLASPELERLIIQSNGMVTTSPTSTQFIFPKPVTDEQEFAEGFVKALEDLHKQNQLSGAGHPSGTLDLGANIASVTVQPDLPVYTNLSSYGSGPLETTVNYSTDTVPFPPPPAHPLGAAPPQQQPELSRVQLKEEPQTVPDVQSFGESPPLSPIDIDSQERMKAERKRLRNRIAASKCRMRKLERISRLEDKVKSLKSHNTDLASTASLLREQVAQLKQKVLTHVNSGCQLLPHEVQVH from the coding sequence atgatgAAGAAGGATATTAACTTGAGCCTGGCGGATGACGCAGACCTCAAACCGCATCTCCGCGACTCCGAGAGCATCCTCAACTCCCCGGAACTGGGGCTGCTCAAACTGGCTTCCCCGGAGCTGGAGAGGCTCATCATCCAGTCTAACGGGATGGTCACCACGTCACCCACCTCCACCCAGTTCATCTTCCCCAAGCCGGTGACGGACGAGCAAGAGTTCGCCGAGGGCTTCGTGAAAGCGTTGGAGGACCTCCACAAGCAGAACCAGCTGAGCGGAGCCGGACACCCGAGCGGGACTCTGGATCTGGGGGCCAACATCGCCTCCGTTACCGTCCAGCCGGATCTACCGGTGTACACGAACTTGAGCAGCTACGGTAGCGGCCCACTGGAGACCACCGTCAACTACTCCACGGATACGGTGCCTTTCCCGCCGCCTCCGGCGCATCCTCTGGGCGCAGCGCCGCCGCAGCAGCAGCCGGAGCTCTCCCGGGTGCAGCTGAAGGAGGAGCCCCAGACGGTTCCGGACGTCCAGAGCTTCGGGGAGAGTCCGCCTCTGTCTCCTATCGACATTGACTCACAGGAGCGAatgaaagccgaaaggaagagGCTCAGGAACCGGATCGCAGCGTCTAAGTGCCGGATGCGCAAACTGGAGCGCATCTCCAGGCTGGAGGACAAGGTCAAATCTCTGAAAAGCCACAACACCGATCTGGCTTCGACTGCCAGCCTGCTCAGAGAGCAAGTGGCCCAGCTGAAACAGAAAGTCCTCACCCACGTCAACAGCGGCTGTCAGCTGCTGCCACACGAGGTGCAGGTGCACTAA